The Cygnus atratus isolate AKBS03 ecotype Queensland, Australia chromosome 2, CAtr_DNAZoo_HiC_assembly, whole genome shotgun sequence genome window below encodes:
- the RETREG1 gene encoding reticulophagy regulator 1 isoform X2: MSEDNILKETAKALTKYHAAYTFMCIKYNWEVISSRQDYRLRINQCISETLMNLFVFLQEMSHFKEQNPGKFCLLVCSVCTFFTVLGSYIPGVVLSYVLLLCAFLCPFLKCNEFGQKLCNKIKSVLMKLDFGIVEYINQKKKERSETSKTKPTEDDSELDISALCPKVSPAVVAKELSVSDTDVSEVSWTDNGTFNLSEGYSPQTDTSDDFDRPSDHEEAFARDLSEFPSLENGAGTNDDDDSSIGMPIQQKRKKEQTYFKVDHSSRQSKERPSTAGLCLPLTSDQTFNLMSGIAGDVIAAAVSAAIKDQLQSAQQAPSHAVPSLSEETDTEEADDFELLDQSELEQIEKELGLSQGQEAESQEKKKSSGFLSNLLGNH, translated from the exons CTGGGAAGTCATCAGTTCCAGGCAGGACTACAGACTCAGAATAAATCAgtgcatttcagaaacactgatgaatttatttgtatttcttcaagaaatgtcCCACTTCAAGGAACAAAACCCTGGCAAG TTTTGCCTACTCGTCTGCAGTGTATGtacatttttcactgtcttgGGAAGTTACATTCCTGGAGTTGTCCTCTCCTATGTCCTGT TATTGTGTGCCTTTTTATGTCCCTTCCTCAAGTGCAATGAATTTGGACAGAAATTGTGCAACAAAATCAAGTCTGTTCTGATGAAACTAGATTTTGGAATAGTGGAATACAttaaccagaagaaaaaagagagatctG aaacatcaaaaacaaaacccacagaagaTGACAGTGAATTAGACATATCAGCCCTCTGTCCTAAG GTTAGTCCTGCTGTTGTTGCCAAAGAGCTGTCAGTGTCTGACACAGATGTATCAGAAGTATCTTGGACCGATAATGGGACCTTTAACTTATCCGAGGGGTATTCTCCACAGACAGACACATCTGATG ATTTTGACCGACCTAGTGATCACGAGGAAGCTTTTGCTAGAGATCTCTCAGAATTCCCTTCCTTAGAAAATGGTGCAGGAacaaatgatgatgatgactcAAGCATTGGTATGCCCAtccagcaaaaaagaaaaaaagaacaaacatattTCAAGGTGGATCATTCTTCCAGACAGAGTAAAGAGAGACCATCCACTGCAGGGCTCTGTTTGCCTTTGACCAGTGACCAAACCTTTAATTTAATGAGTGGAATTGCTGGGGATGTCATCGCAGCTGCAGTGTCTGCTGCCATCAAAGACCAGTTGCAGTCTGCACAGCAAGCTCCATCACATGCGGTGCCCAGTTTGAGTGAAGAGACAGACACGGAGGAAGCCGATGATTTTGAACTGCTTGACCAGTCTGAGCTTGAGCAGATTGAGAAAGAATTGGGACTTTCACAAGGCCAAGAAGCAGAAtcccaggagaaaaagaagtcttcAGGCTTCCTTTCAAATTTGCTTGGAAATCATTAA
- the ZNF622 gene encoding cytoplasmic 60S subunit biogenesis factor ZNF622 isoform X1, whose amino-acid sequence MATYTCITCRVAFKDADIQRAHYKTDWHRYNLKRKVADMPPVTAENFQERVLAQRAVAEEQNKVTATYCTVCSKRFSTFNAYENHLKSKKHLELEKKAVQAVSKKVKILNEKNLEKGLALESVNKDEMNAAIQQAIRAQPSSSPKKTPLPPNNASSSPVSMESTSQLQSRERSEKPPRLQWFEQQAKKLAKQQAEEEEDTEESKAVNRLMTGWEDMDSDEDIGSDEEMESVGEEEEEQAEAESAPAVGAIPVTDCLFCSHHSRSLMKNVAHMTKVHSFFIPDIEYLVDLRGLIKYLGEKIGVGKICIWCNEKGKSFYSTEAVQAHMNDKSHCKLFTDGDAALEFADFYDFRSSYPDHKEGQDGEVSGELPAEKDLEYDDDTMELILPSGARVGHRSLMRYYKQRFGLSRTVAVAKNKKAVGRVLQQYKALGWTSQTGAVFAQQRDMQYLQRMKSKWMLKTGMSNNATKQRHFRPQVRF is encoded by the exons ATGGCAACCTACACGTGTATCACTTGCCGCGTGGCTTTCAAGGATGCTGACATTCAGCGTGCCCATTACAAAACCGACTGGCACAGATACAATCTGAAGCGCAAGGTTGCTGACATGCCTCCTGTCACCGCCGAGAATTTCCAAGAGAGAGTCCTAGCGCAGAGAGCGGTAGCAGAGGAGCAGAACAAAGTCACTGCCACCTACTGCACAGTTTGCAGCAAGAGATTCTCCACCTTCAATGCCTATGAGAATCACCTGAAGTCCAAGAAGCACCTGGAGTTGGAGAAGAAAGCTGTTCAAGCTGTCAGCAAGAAGgtgaaaatactgaatgaaaAGAACCTGGAAAAGGGGCTTGCCCTGGAGAGCGTGAACAAAGATGAAATGAACGCAGCTATACAGCAAGCCATCAGAGCTCAGCCATCTTCATCACCAAAGAAAACACCTTTACCTCCTAATAATGCAAGCAGCTCTCCAGTTTCCATGGAAAGCACCAGTCAGTTGCAGAGTAGAGAACGATCCGAAAAACCTCCACGTCTGCAGTGGTTTGAACAACAAGCAAAGAAGCTGGCCaaacagcaggcagaggaagaggaggatacAGAAGAAAGTAAGGCAGTAAATAGGCTGATGACAG GCTGGGAAGATATGGATTCTGATGAAGATATTGGCTCTGATGAAGAGATGGAAAGCgtgggagaagaggaggaggagcaggcagaagCTGAAAGTGCTCCTGCTGTTGGGGCCATACCAGTCACGGACTGCTTGTTCTGTTCCCACCATTCAAGATCTCTTATGAAGAATGTGGCCCATATGACAAAAGTTCACAGTTTCTTCATTCCAGACATAGAGTACCTTGTGGATCTCAGGGGACTAATTAAGTACTTGG GAGAGAAAATTGGTGTTGGGAAAATCTGCATCTGGTGTAATGAAAAGGGGAAGTCCTTCTACTCCACGGAAGCAGTACAGGCTCACATGAATGACAAAAGCCACTGCAAACTCTTCACAGATGGAGATGCAGCATTGGAATTTGCAGACTTCTATGATTTCAG GAGCAGTTACCCTGATCACAAGGAAGGGCAAGATGGGGAGGTGTCTGGAGAGCTCccagcagagaaagacttggaaTACGATGATGATACCATGGAGCTGATACTTCCTTCAG GTGCCAGAGTGGGTCATCGTTCTTTAATGAGATACTACAAGCAACGGTTTGGTCTGTCAAGAACAGTGGCTGTTgccaaaaataagaaagcagtgGGTCGGGTGTTGCAGCAGTACAAAGCTTTGGGCTGGACAAGCCAGACAG GGGCAGTCTTCGCTCAGCAGCGTGATATGCAGTACCTGCAGAGGATGAAGTCAAAGTGGATGCTCAAGACGGGAATGAGTAACAACGCTACAAAGCAGAGGCATTTCCGGCCACAAGTCAGATTTTGA
- the ZNF622 gene encoding cytoplasmic 60S subunit biogenesis factor ZNF622 isoform X2, which produces MATYTCITCRVAFKDADIQRAHYKTDWHRYNLKRKVADMPPVTAENFQERVLAQRAVAEEQNKVTATYCTVCSKRFSTFNAYENHLKSKKHLELEKKAVQAVSKKVKILNEKNLEKGLALESVNKDEMNAAIQQAIRAQPSSSPKKTPLPPNNASSSPVSMESTSQLQSRERSEKPPRLQWFEQQAKKLAKQQAEEEEDTEESWEDMDSDEDIGSDEEMESVGEEEEEQAEAESAPAVGAIPVTDCLFCSHHSRSLMKNVAHMTKVHSFFIPDIEYLVDLRGLIKYLGEKIGVGKICIWCNEKGKSFYSTEAVQAHMNDKSHCKLFTDGDAALEFADFYDFRSSYPDHKEGQDGEVSGELPAEKDLEYDDDTMELILPSGARVGHRSLMRYYKQRFGLSRTVAVAKNKKAVGRVLQQYKALGWTSQTGAVFAQQRDMQYLQRMKSKWMLKTGMSNNATKQRHFRPQVRF; this is translated from the exons ATGGCAACCTACACGTGTATCACTTGCCGCGTGGCTTTCAAGGATGCTGACATTCAGCGTGCCCATTACAAAACCGACTGGCACAGATACAATCTGAAGCGCAAGGTTGCTGACATGCCTCCTGTCACCGCCGAGAATTTCCAAGAGAGAGTCCTAGCGCAGAGAGCGGTAGCAGAGGAGCAGAACAAAGTCACTGCCACCTACTGCACAGTTTGCAGCAAGAGATTCTCCACCTTCAATGCCTATGAGAATCACCTGAAGTCCAAGAAGCACCTGGAGTTGGAGAAGAAAGCTGTTCAAGCTGTCAGCAAGAAGgtgaaaatactgaatgaaaAGAACCTGGAAAAGGGGCTTGCCCTGGAGAGCGTGAACAAAGATGAAATGAACGCAGCTATACAGCAAGCCATCAGAGCTCAGCCATCTTCATCACCAAAGAAAACACCTTTACCTCCTAATAATGCAAGCAGCTCTCCAGTTTCCATGGAAAGCACCAGTCAGTTGCAGAGTAGAGAACGATCCGAAAAACCTCCACGTCTGCAGTGGTTTGAACAACAAGCAAAGAAGCTGGCCaaacagcaggcagaggaagaggaggatacAGAAGAAA GCTGGGAAGATATGGATTCTGATGAAGATATTGGCTCTGATGAAGAGATGGAAAGCgtgggagaagaggaggaggagcaggcagaagCTGAAAGTGCTCCTGCTGTTGGGGCCATACCAGTCACGGACTGCTTGTTCTGTTCCCACCATTCAAGATCTCTTATGAAGAATGTGGCCCATATGACAAAAGTTCACAGTTTCTTCATTCCAGACATAGAGTACCTTGTGGATCTCAGGGGACTAATTAAGTACTTGG GAGAGAAAATTGGTGTTGGGAAAATCTGCATCTGGTGTAATGAAAAGGGGAAGTCCTTCTACTCCACGGAAGCAGTACAGGCTCACATGAATGACAAAAGCCACTGCAAACTCTTCACAGATGGAGATGCAGCATTGGAATTTGCAGACTTCTATGATTTCAG GAGCAGTTACCCTGATCACAAGGAAGGGCAAGATGGGGAGGTGTCTGGAGAGCTCccagcagagaaagacttggaaTACGATGATGATACCATGGAGCTGATACTTCCTTCAG GTGCCAGAGTGGGTCATCGTTCTTTAATGAGATACTACAAGCAACGGTTTGGTCTGTCAAGAACAGTGGCTGTTgccaaaaataagaaagcagtgGGTCGGGTGTTGCAGCAGTACAAAGCTTTGGGCTGGACAAGCCAGACAG GGGCAGTCTTCGCTCAGCAGCGTGATATGCAGTACCTGCAGAGGATGAAGTCAAAGTGGATGCTCAAGACGGGAATGAGTAACAACGCTACAAAGCAGAGGCATTTCCGGCCACAAGTCAGATTTTGA
- the RETREG1 gene encoding reticulophagy regulator 1 isoform X3 — MPDSEDLGQDESWEVISSRQDYRLRINQCISETLMNLFVFLQEMSHFKEQNPGKFCLLVCSVCTFFTVLGSYIPGVVLSYVLLLCAFLCPFLKCNEFGQKLCNKIKSVLMKLDFGIVEYINQKKKERSETSKTKPTEDDSELDISALCPKVSPAVVAKELSVSDTDVSEVSWTDNGTFNLSEGYSPQTDTSDDFDRPSDHEEAFARDLSEFPSLENGAGTNDDDDSSIGMPIQQKRKKEQTYFKVDHSSRQSKERPSTAGLCLPLTSDQTFNLMSGIAGDVIAAAVSAAIKDQLQSAQQAPSHAVPSLSEETDTEEADDFELLDQSELEQIEKELGLSQGQEAESQEKKKSSGFLSNLLGNH, encoded by the exons ATGCCAGACAGTGAGGATCTGGGACAAGATGAAAG CTGGGAAGTCATCAGTTCCAGGCAGGACTACAGACTCAGAATAAATCAgtgcatttcagaaacactgatgaatttatttgtatttcttcaagaaatgtcCCACTTCAAGGAACAAAACCCTGGCAAG TTTTGCCTACTCGTCTGCAGTGTATGtacatttttcactgtcttgGGAAGTTACATTCCTGGAGTTGTCCTCTCCTATGTCCTGT TATTGTGTGCCTTTTTATGTCCCTTCCTCAAGTGCAATGAATTTGGACAGAAATTGTGCAACAAAATCAAGTCTGTTCTGATGAAACTAGATTTTGGAATAGTGGAATACAttaaccagaagaaaaaagagagatctG aaacatcaaaaacaaaacccacagaagaTGACAGTGAATTAGACATATCAGCCCTCTGTCCTAAG GTTAGTCCTGCTGTTGTTGCCAAAGAGCTGTCAGTGTCTGACACAGATGTATCAGAAGTATCTTGGACCGATAATGGGACCTTTAACTTATCCGAGGGGTATTCTCCACAGACAGACACATCTGATG ATTTTGACCGACCTAGTGATCACGAGGAAGCTTTTGCTAGAGATCTCTCAGAATTCCCTTCCTTAGAAAATGGTGCAGGAacaaatgatgatgatgactcAAGCATTGGTATGCCCAtccagcaaaaaagaaaaaaagaacaaacatattTCAAGGTGGATCATTCTTCCAGACAGAGTAAAGAGAGACCATCCACTGCAGGGCTCTGTTTGCCTTTGACCAGTGACCAAACCTTTAATTTAATGAGTGGAATTGCTGGGGATGTCATCGCAGCTGCAGTGTCTGCTGCCATCAAAGACCAGTTGCAGTCTGCACAGCAAGCTCCATCACATGCGGTGCCCAGTTTGAGTGAAGAGACAGACACGGAGGAAGCCGATGATTTTGAACTGCTTGACCAGTCTGAGCTTGAGCAGATTGAGAAAGAATTGGGACTTTCACAAGGCCAAGAAGCAGAAtcccaggagaaaaagaagtcttcAGGCTTCCTTTCAAATTTGCTTGGAAATCATTAA